One Rhizobiales bacterium GAS188 DNA window includes the following coding sequences:
- a CDS encoding HSP20 family protein, whose translation MIAGFADPFDALFRLQRELEGRRASDWLEDTTSGMGAYPPINVFQQGHDFVAIVELPGVGKGDLELQAKENTIRISGKKSVAYGDKVSVHRRERVAGNFDRTITVPVHIDPNGIKAELRDGILVLYIPRAESDKPRAIKIS comes from the coding sequence ATGATTGCAGGATTTGCAGATCCCTTCGATGCGCTCTTCCGCCTGCAGCGAGAACTGGAAGGACGGCGCGCCAGCGATTGGCTCGAGGACACGACGTCGGGCATGGGGGCGTACCCGCCGATCAACGTCTTCCAGCAGGGTCACGACTTTGTCGCCATCGTGGAATTGCCGGGCGTAGGCAAGGGTGATCTCGAACTTCAGGCCAAGGAGAACACCATCAGGATCTCAGGTAAGAAGTCGGTCGCCTATGGCGACAAGGTCAGCGTTCACCGGCGGGAGCGCGTGGCGGGAAATTTCGACCGAACGATCACAGTGCCGGTACATATCGATCCGAACGGAATCAAAGCCGAACTCCGTGACGGTATCCTGGTCCTCTACATTCCGAGAGCCGAGAGCGACAAGCCGCGCGCGATCAAGATTAGCTGA
- a CDS encoding fatty-acyl-CoA synthase, whose product MRAETLSSILARNVAQRPRAPAATDEGGSLDWQQLAALSEGYAALLSRQGVRASDRVALWLPNCVDYLALIFACARLGALAVHVNTRFRTAEVGYLLRRSRASVLVTAYGFGPVDFPALLAEIAAEDRNALRCVIARKAAAREVAGLPVVALEPSGRIDGVASPEAPCLTFTTSGTTSGPKLVLHSQRSIAGHASDVAAALATGKAGSCLLSAVPLCGTFGLSLAMGSAAGGAHIVLMDQFDGAEAEALIRRHAVTHTGGSDDMLGRIAKAAAGRPFDTLVFTGFASFTPTAAAAVAAAEALGMKPRGLYGSSEVQALFAIAPESRRTMDGGVPVSPAAEISVRDPESGDPVPDDQDGELCLRAPSFFSGYLDDAAATARAFTADGFFKTGDLARHVPPGFVFKSRIGDSLRLGGFLVNPEEIEGFLQSLPGVAEAQVVAAENGRDRVAFAFIRAAPNANPQESAILAACRKSLARYKQPARVVALDAFPVTESPNGVKIQRVKLREMADLILRSAR is encoded by the coding sequence ATGCGGGCCGAAACCCTTTCGAGCATTCTGGCGCGCAACGTCGCGCAGCGTCCGCGCGCCCCGGCGGCGACCGATGAAGGCGGCAGCCTCGACTGGCAGCAACTCGCGGCCCTCTCGGAAGGCTATGCGGCGCTGCTTTCGCGACAAGGCGTGCGCGCGAGCGACCGTGTGGCGCTATGGCTCCCGAATTGCGTTGATTATCTGGCCTTGATCTTCGCCTGCGCGCGGCTCGGGGCTCTGGCAGTGCATGTGAACACGCGATTCAGGACTGCGGAGGTCGGCTATCTGCTGCGTCGCTCGCGCGCCAGCGTCCTGGTCACGGCTTATGGCTTCGGGCCGGTCGATTTTCCAGCCCTCCTCGCCGAGATCGCCGCCGAGGATCGCAACGCCCTGCGCTGCGTCATCGCACGAAAGGCTGCGGCGCGTGAGGTCGCAGGCCTTCCGGTCGTCGCGCTCGAGCCCAGCGGCCGCATCGACGGCGTCGCCTCGCCGGAGGCGCCCTGCCTCACCTTCACCACCAGCGGCACCACGAGCGGACCGAAGCTCGTGCTGCATTCCCAGCGTTCGATCGCGGGCCATGCATCGGACGTCGCGGCCGCCCTGGCGACCGGCAAGGCGGGATCGTGCCTTTTGTCGGCCGTGCCGCTCTGCGGCACATTCGGTCTCTCGCTCGCGATGGGATCGGCCGCGGGCGGCGCGCATATCGTGCTGATGGATCAGTTCGACGGCGCTGAGGCCGAGGCGCTGATCCGCCGGCACGCGGTCACCCATACGGGCGGCAGTGACGATATGCTCGGGCGGATCGCCAAGGCGGCGGCGGGCCGGCCCTTCGACACGCTCGTCTTCACGGGCTTTGCGAGCTTCACGCCAACAGCCGCAGCCGCTGTGGCCGCAGCCGAGGCGCTCGGCATGAAGCCGCGCGGCCTTTACGGTAGCTCAGAAGTCCAGGCGCTGTTCGCGATCGCGCCCGAAAGCCGGCGGACGATGGATGGCGGCGTCCCGGTTTCGCCGGCGGCGGAAATCTCGGTTCGCGATCCGGAAAGCGGCGACCCCGTCCCGGACGATCAGGACGGGGAATTGTGCCTGCGCGCCCCGTCATTCTTCTCCGGCTATCTCGACGACGCGGCAGCGACCGCGCGCGCCTTCACGGCTGACGGTTTCTTCAAGACCGGGGACCTCGCCCGTCATGTGCCTCCGGGTTTCGTCTTCAAGAGCCGGATCGGGGACAGCCTTCGTCTCGGCGGCTTCCTCGTGAACCCCGAGGAAATCGAAGGCTTCCTCCAGTCCCTGCCGGGTGTCGCCGAAGCGCAGGTCGTTGCGGCCGAAAACGGCCGCGATCGCGTGGCCTTCGCGTTTATTCGTGCGGCGCCGAATGCGAATCCGCAGGAGAGCGCTATCCTCGCTGCCTGCCGCAAATCGCTGGCGCGCTACAAGCAGCCCGCGCGCGTCGTCGCGCTCGATGCATTCCCCGTCACCGAAAGCCCGAACGGCGTGAAGATCCAGCGCGTGAAATTGCGCGAGATGGCCGACCTCATTCTGCGATCGGCGCGATGA
- a CDS encoding chaperonin GroES has protein sequence MKFRPLHDRVVIRRLEGEDKTKGGIIIPDTVKEKPQEGEIIAVGPGARDESGKLVPLDVKAGDRILFGKWSGTEVKIDGEDLLIMKESDIMGVLEVSASRKKAA, from the coding sequence ATGAAATTCCGTCCGCTGCACGACCGCGTCGTGATCCGCCGTCTCGAGGGCGAGGACAAGACGAAGGGTGGCATCATCATTCCCGATACCGTCAAGGAGAAGCCGCAAGAGGGCGAGATCATCGCGGTCGGGCCTGGAGCCCGCGACGAGAGCGGCAAGCTCGTTCCGCTCGACGTCAAGGCCGGCGATCGCATTCTGTTCGGCAAGTGGTCCGGCACCGAGGTGAAGATCGACGGCGAGGATCTCCTCATCATGAAGGAGAGCGACATCATGGGTGTGCTCGAGGTGTCGGCATCTCGCAAGAAGGCCGCCTGA
- a CDS encoding chaperonin GroEL, which yields MSAKDVRFSTDARDRMLRGIDILNNAVKVTLGPKGRNVILDKSYGAPRITKDGVAVAKEIELEDKFENMGAQMVREVASKTNELAGDGTTTATVLAASIMKEGMKLVAAGMNPMDLKRGIDIAVTAVVKDIERRAKKVQSSEEIAQIGTVASNGDESIGKMIAEAMKKVGNEGVITVEEAKTAVTELDVVEGMQFDRGYLSPYFITNAEKMVAELEDPYVLIHEKKLSSLQTMLPILEAVVQTGKPLLIIAEDIDGEALATLVVNKLRGGLKVAAVKAPGFGDRRKAMLEDIAVLTAGNLIAEDLGIKLENVTLDMLGCAKKVRIEKENTTIIDGAGKKHDIQARIAQLKAQVEETTSDYDREKLQERLAKLAGGVAVIRVGGATEVEVKEKKDRVEDAMHATKAAVEEGIVPGGGVALLRAKAAIGKLVNENDDVQSGINIVLRALESPIRQIAENSGVEGSIVVSKVMGNKSPTFGFDAQKEEYVDMLSAGIVDPAKVVRVALQDAASIAGLLITTEAMVAETPKKNVPAMPAGGGMGGMDY from the coding sequence ATGTCCGCGAAAGACGTCAGATTTTCAACCGATGCCCGCGACAGAATGCTGCGCGGGATCGATATTCTCAATAACGCCGTGAAGGTGACGCTCGGTCCAAAAGGCCGCAACGTCATTCTCGACAAGTCATATGGTGCACCGCGAATCACCAAGGACGGCGTCGCCGTCGCCAAGGAGATCGAGCTCGAGGACAAGTTCGAGAATATGGGGGCCCAGATGGTGCGCGAGGTCGCCTCCAAAACAAATGAACTCGCCGGCGACGGCACCACGACCGCGACGGTGCTCGCCGCCTCGATCATGAAGGAAGGCATGAAGCTTGTCGCCGCCGGCATGAATCCGATGGATCTCAAGCGCGGCATCGACATCGCGGTGACCGCGGTGGTGAAGGACATCGAGCGCCGTGCGAAGAAGGTGCAGTCCTCCGAGGAGATCGCCCAGATCGGGACCGTCGCATCGAATGGCGACGAGTCCATCGGCAAGATGATTGCCGAAGCGATGAAGAAGGTCGGCAATGAGGGGGTGATCACGGTCGAGGAGGCAAAGACCGCCGTGACCGAGCTCGACGTCGTCGAAGGCATGCAGTTCGATCGCGGCTATCTCTCGCCCTACTTCATCACCAATGCCGAGAAGATGGTGGCCGAGCTCGAGGATCCCTACGTCCTCATCCACGAGAAGAAGCTGTCGTCGCTGCAGACGATGCTGCCGATCCTAGAGGCGGTGGTGCAGACGGGCAAGCCGCTCCTCATCATCGCGGAGGACATCGATGGCGAGGCGCTCGCCACGCTCGTCGTCAACAAGCTGCGCGGGGGCCTCAAGGTCGCGGCCGTGAAGGCGCCTGGCTTCGGCGACCGCCGCAAGGCCATGCTCGAGGACATCGCGGTCCTGACCGCAGGCAACCTGATCGCCGAGGATCTCGGCATCAAGCTCGAGAACGTGACGCTCGATATGCTCGGCTGCGCCAAGAAGGTGCGCATCGAGAAGGAGAACACCACGATCATCGATGGTGCCGGCAAGAAGCATGACATCCAGGCGCGCATCGCCCAGCTCAAGGCGCAGGTCGAGGAGACAACCTCGGACTATGACCGCGAGAAGCTCCAGGAGCGGCTTGCAAAGCTGGCGGGCGGCGTCGCGGTGATCCGCGTCGGCGGCGCGACCGAGGTCGAGGTGAAGGAGAAGAAGGATCGCGTCGAGGACGCCATGCATGCGACCAAGGCAGCTGTCGAGGAAGGCATCGTTCCAGGCGGCGGCGTCGCGCTTCTGCGAGCCAAGGCAGCCATCGGCAAGCTCGTGAACGAGAACGACGACGTCCAGTCCGGCATCAACATCGTGCTCAGGGCGCTGGAATCTCCGATCCGCCAGATCGCCGAGAATTCGGGCGTGGAAGGCTCGATCGTGGTGAGCAAGGTGATGGGCAACAAATCCCCGACCTTCGGCTTCGACGCCCAGAAGGAGGAGTATGTCGACATGCTGAGCGCCGGCATCGTTGACCCGGCCAAGGTCGTTCGGGTCGCCCTCCAGGATGCGGCTTCCATTGCCGGCCTTCTGATCACGACCGAAGCCATGGTCGCTGAGACACCGAAGAAAAATGTCCCGGCAATGCCGGCCGGCGGGGGCATGGGCGGGATGGACTATTGA
- a CDS encoding Uncharacterized conserved protein, contains Zn-finger domain: MVEHDQTWPQAAPEKLDRSETLLELVMAHDAIPHFHNDAGVRAIGIPAKKLMCIGARPPQDHPHVFLDMGGDDEIVCPYCSTLYRYRADLHGQDSDPPGCAWTPDAGDAMA; the protein is encoded by the coding sequence ATGGTCGAACATGACCAAACCTGGCCACAGGCCGCGCCGGAGAAGTTAGATCGCTCGGAGACACTATTGGAGCTCGTTATGGCCCATGATGCGATACCCCATTTCCACAACGACGCCGGCGTGCGCGCCATCGGCATACCGGCCAAGAAGTTGATGTGCATCGGCGCCAGGCCGCCCCAAGATCATCCGCATGTCTTCCTCGACATGGGCGGCGATGACGAGATCGTCTGCCCCTATTGCTCGACGCTCTATCGCTACCGCGCCGACCTGCATGGGCAAGACAGCGATCCTCCAGGCTGCGCCTGGACGCCCGACGCCGGGGACGCCATGGCTTGA
- a CDS encoding Molecular chaperone IbpA, HSP20 family encodes MATEQELKAQEKRELQRKDESTIPARTFVPTTDIYETDQGLTVVMEMPGVDKAKLDINVENDVLSVEGRIDFSKYEKLQPVYTEYNIGHYRRTFSLAPNRVDQGKIKAEMTDGVLTLTLPKAEQAQPRRITVE; translated from the coding sequence ATGGCAACAGAGCAAGAGCTGAAGGCGCAAGAGAAGCGCGAGTTGCAGAGGAAAGACGAGTCGACGATCCCGGCGCGAACCTTTGTGCCGACGACCGACATCTATGAGACAGACCAGGGACTGACCGTGGTCATGGAAATGCCGGGAGTCGACAAGGCGAAGCTCGACATCAATGTCGAGAATGACGTGCTCAGTGTCGAAGGTCGCATCGATTTCTCGAAGTACGAGAAGCTGCAGCCGGTCTACACCGAGTACAACATCGGGCACTATCGCCGGACCTTTAGCCTGGCGCCGAACAGGGTCGACCAGGGAAAGATCAAGGCCGAGATGACGGATGGCGTATTGACGCTGACCCTGCCCAAAGCCGAGCAGGCCCAGCCGCGCCGGATCACTGTCGAATAA
- a CDS encoding transcriptional regulator, TetR family → MRYDAEHKERTRARVLEQAAIAIRLEGPQQIGVKEVMAKAGLTHGGFYAHFTSKEDLVAAAMAQMFDEAVAIFEKLAAKKEPAIALRDYVDFYLSPRHRDMPEQGCPLPSISADVHRLGPPAQASFEHGVNRLTAAFASCLASLRRAEPKALASSALAEMVGALSLARGIADRKKSDALLDHSRKLLKRRLGLRPLS, encoded by the coding sequence ATGCGCTATGACGCCGAGCACAAGGAACGGACTCGAGCCCGGGTCCTCGAGCAGGCCGCGATTGCGATCCGCCTGGAGGGGCCGCAGCAGATCGGCGTGAAGGAGGTCATGGCGAAGGCCGGCCTGACCCATGGCGGCTTCTACGCGCATTTCACCTCGAAAGAGGATCTGGTCGCCGCCGCCATGGCGCAGATGTTCGACGAGGCCGTCGCAATTTTCGAGAAGCTGGCCGCCAAGAAGGAGCCGGCCATCGCCTTGCGGGACTATGTCGACTTCTACCTGTCGCCGAGACATCGGGATATGCCCGAGCAGGGCTGCCCCCTCCCCTCGATCTCGGCGGATGTCCATCGGCTCGGACCGCCGGCGCAGGCGAGTTTCGAGCACGGCGTCAATCGGCTGACCGCGGCATTTGCGTCGTGTCTGGCGAGCCTTCGCCGAGCCGAGCCGAAGGCTTTGGCAAGCTCGGCGCTCGCCGAGATGGTCGGCGCCCTCTCGCTGGCGCGCGGCATTGCCGACCGCAAGAAATCCGACGCGCTCCTGGACCATTCCCGAAAGCTTCTCAAACGACGGCTCGGGCTGAGGCCATTATCCTAA
- a CDS encoding NAD(P)-dependent dehydrogenase, short-chain alcohol dehydrogenase family — MTSMAGKVALVTGGASGIGLATALAFAKADAAVVVTGRREAEGQAAATAIRKAGAEKALFVPADVSLSDDVARLFERIKGTFGRLDYAFNNAGILRPSPVASASEQDFDQLVATNLKGAWLCLKQELDIMTAQGAGSIVFTGSVLGTVGFPGFSAYGATKAAVASMARHAALEVAKAGVRINVVAPGIIQTPMVQGPSGGEANAEARFGSLHPIGRTGRPEEVAAAVLWLCSDAASFVTGQTLHIDGGLTAQ; from the coding sequence ATGACGTCGATGGCAGGGAAAGTGGCGCTCGTGACCGGCGGCGCGTCGGGTATCGGGCTTGCGACGGCACTGGCCTTCGCGAAAGCAGACGCCGCCGTCGTGGTGACCGGGCGCCGCGAGGCGGAGGGGCAGGCAGCCGCGACCGCCATTCGGAAGGCCGGCGCCGAGAAGGCGCTCTTCGTTCCTGCCGATGTCTCGCTCAGCGACGATGTGGCCCGGCTCTTCGAACGCATCAAGGGGACATTCGGCCGTCTCGACTACGCCTTCAACAATGCCGGCATCTTGCGGCCCTCTCCTGTCGCGAGCGCAAGCGAGCAGGATTTCGACCAACTCGTCGCCACCAATCTCAAAGGGGCCTGGCTCTGCCTGAAACAGGAGCTCGACATTATGACCGCCCAGGGTGCCGGCTCCATCGTCTTCACCGGTTCGGTCCTCGGCACCGTCGGGTTTCCCGGCTTCTCGGCATATGGTGCGACCAAGGCCGCAGTGGCATCCATGGCGCGCCACGCGGCGCTCGAGGTCGCCAAGGCCGGCGTGCGCATCAACGTCGTGGCGCCCGGCATCATCCAGACGCCTATGGTGCAAGGCCCGTCGGGCGGAGAGGCCAATGCCGAGGCGCGATTCGGTTCGCTGCATCCGATCGGGAGAACGGGCCGTCCCGAGGAAGTGGCCGCGGCGGTGCTGTGGCTCTGCTCGGACGCCGCATCCTTCGTCACCGGCCAAACCTTGCACATCGATGGCGGACTCACCGCCCAGTAG
- a CDS encoding acetyl-CoA C-acetyltransferase, giving the protein MSSPTRSLEPRVADRAPVIVGVGEIVDRPRTLSAALEPAALIAEALRRADADGGGGWLTQLAGLEIINSVSWPYADLPGRVADLIGKRPPRLVHGPVGGETPVRCLHEAALRIRRGESEVEAVAGGEAEHSVQQARKAGFALPWTEPDPSWVSPRVRDYLHKLALRHGLSQPVFVYPLYEVATQADWGQIPAQGQAASAALWSRFSQVAAANPYAWIDRPREPEEIATVGGANRLIAWPYPKLMVANPNVNQGAAILVTSFARACGAGVDPARLTFIGAGAGANEPRDWVSRDGYSRSHAQDAVLKATLRRAQSSVDDLAAIELYSCFPCVPKMAARTLKLSPEATPTVAGGLTFFGAPLNNYMTHAAAAMTRLLRATPGRAGLLYGQGEFVTKHYALMLASRPIDMQESLDPSVQGEADRRRGPIPVIAETADGAAAIETHTVMFDHAGEPTKGVVVLRQPDGARTLARVPGDDHASLAILMDANRSAVGRGGILSRAADSLLEWRAA; this is encoded by the coding sequence ATGAGCTCGCCAACCCGTTCTCTGGAGCCGCGAGTGGCGGATCGCGCGCCTGTCATCGTCGGCGTGGGCGAGATCGTCGACAGGCCGCGAACCCTTTCGGCCGCCCTCGAGCCGGCGGCCCTGATCGCGGAGGCGTTGCGCCGCGCGGACGCCGATGGCGGCGGCGGCTGGCTGACGCAGCTTGCCGGTCTCGAGATCATCAATTCGGTCTCCTGGCCCTATGCCGACCTTCCGGGCCGCGTCGCCGATCTGATCGGGAAGCGCCCGCCTCGGCTGGTGCATGGGCCGGTCGGCGGCGAGACGCCGGTCCGCTGCCTGCATGAAGCCGCTTTGCGGATCCGGCGCGGCGAGAGCGAGGTCGAAGCCGTCGCCGGAGGCGAAGCCGAGCACAGCGTACAACAGGCCCGCAAGGCCGGCTTCGCCCTGCCCTGGACCGAGCCTGACCCGAGCTGGGTGAGCCCCCGCGTTCGAGATTATCTGCACAAGCTCGCCTTGCGGCACGGCCTGTCGCAGCCTGTCTTCGTCTATCCGCTTTACGAAGTCGCGACGCAGGCGGATTGGGGGCAGATTCCGGCGCAAGGCCAGGCAGCGTCCGCCGCCCTCTGGTCGAGATTTTCGCAAGTCGCCGCGGCAAATCCATACGCCTGGATCGACCGGCCCCGCGAGCCCGAGGAGATCGCGACGGTCGGCGGCGCCAACCGGCTGATCGCATGGCCGTATCCGAAGCTGATGGTGGCCAATCCCAACGTCAATCAGGGCGCAGCGATCCTGGTGACGAGCTTCGCCCGCGCCTGCGGGGCCGGCGTAGATCCCGCCCGGCTGACCTTCATCGGAGCCGGCGCCGGCGCCAACGAGCCGCGCGACTGGGTCTCGCGTGACGGCTATTCGCGTTCGCATGCGCAGGACGCGGTGCTCAAAGCGACGCTCCGCCGCGCGCAATCGAGCGTGGACGATCTCGCCGCGATCGAGCTCTATAGCTGCTTCCCTTGCGTGCCGAAGATGGCCGCCCGCACCTTGAAGCTCTCGCCCGAAGCGACGCCGACGGTCGCGGGCGGCCTCACCTTTTTCGGCGCGCCGCTCAACAATTATATGACGCATGCGGCGGCCGCCATGACGCGGCTGTTGCGCGCCACGCCAGGCCGTGCGGGTCTTCTCTACGGCCAGGGCGAATTCGTCACCAAGCATTACGCCCTCATGCTGGCGAGTCGCCCCATCGATATGCAGGAAAGCCTCGACCCCTCCGTGCAAGGCGAGGCGGATCGGCGCCGCGGCCCCATCCCCGTCATCGCGGAGACGGCGGATGGTGCAGCAGCGATCGAAACGCATACGGTCATGTTCGATCACGCCGGCGAACCGACGAAGGGCGTTGTCGTCTTGCGCCAGCCGGATGGAGCCCGAACCCTGGCGAGGGTGCCCGGCGACGACCACGCCAGCCTCGCGATCCTGATGGATGCGAACCGCTCCGCGGTCGGACGCGGGGGCATCTTGAGCCGGGCGGCGGATAGCCTGCTCGAATGGCGGGCGGCCTGA
- a CDS encoding Dehydrogenase (flavoprotein), producing MYQAHVDVAVIGGGPAGTAAALALLRYSRHRVLLLERTSYEERRIGETVSSGLRPLLSYLGVDDPLPGNHLRSAGRIAAWGHSQPAIRESLFDASGPGWHLDRRRFDASLADAVERLGGTVLRGTAASSAARAGKAWELTIKGRATGRILAEHLIVASGASSAFQTALGSSRLAHDRLLALVTFVEATAAPTLLIEAAPDGWWYSAPSADGIVAAYMTDADLISPKSLGAAGFASLLVQAPLTTARLSGSGPRSRPRAFLAFSQVANPCLGENWVGAGDAVASFDPLSSLGIGHAVATGIQAARIVAERLAGRGGLGATYSSDVALNVRTYQEQRRFLYGLERRWSDRAFWSRRHREPALARPLRGSARDTAQFVLPA from the coding sequence GTGTACCAGGCGCACGTTGACGTCGCGGTCATCGGCGGCGGTCCTGCCGGCACTGCGGCGGCGCTGGCGCTGCTGAGATATTCCCGGCACAGGGTTCTGCTGCTCGAGCGAACGTCTTACGAAGAGCGGCGTATCGGCGAGACGGTTTCGTCGGGCCTTCGCCCCCTCCTGTCTTATCTTGGGGTCGACGACCCGCTGCCCGGCAACCATCTCCGTTCTGCCGGCCGCATCGCCGCCTGGGGGCATTCGCAGCCCGCGATTCGGGAATCGCTTTTCGACGCATCCGGGCCCGGCTGGCACCTCGACCGGCGGCGCTTCGATGCGAGCCTTGCGGATGCGGTCGAGCGCCTGGGAGGGACTGTTCTGCGCGGCACGGCCGCAAGCTCCGCGGCGCGCGCCGGCAAAGCTTGGGAATTGACGATCAAGGGCCGGGCGACCGGCCGCATTTTGGCCGAACATCTCATCGTGGCATCGGGCGCAAGTTCAGCGTTCCAGACTGCTCTCGGATCGTCCCGCTTGGCTCATGATCGGCTGCTCGCGCTGGTGACTTTTGTCGAGGCGACCGCAGCGCCGACCCTGTTGATCGAGGCCGCGCCGGACGGCTGGTGGTACAGCGCTCCTTCTGCCGACGGAATTGTCGCGGCGTATATGACCGATGCCGATCTCATCTCGCCGAAGAGCCTGGGAGCTGCCGGTTTCGCCAGCCTGCTGGTGCAGGCGCCGCTCACGACAGCACGCCTTTCGGGATCGGGCCCGAGATCGCGCCCACGCGCCTTCTTGGCATTCTCGCAGGTCGCGAACCCATGCTTGGGTGAAAACTGGGTGGGCGCGGGAGACGCCGTCGCGTCGTTCGATCCGCTGTCGTCACTCGGAATCGGACACGCCGTCGCGACCGGAATCCAGGCGGCACGCATCGTCGCCGAGCGCCTTGCGGGGCGTGGGGGCCTCGGCGCCACCTATTCGTCGGATGTGGCCTTGAACGTCAGAACCTATCAGGAGCAACGCCGCTTTCTCTACGGTCTGGAACGACGCTGGTCAGATCGCGCCTTCTGGTCTCGGCGCCATAGGGAGCCAGCGCTTGCGCGGCCTCTCAGGGGATCGGCCCGTGACACGGCGCAATTCGTGCTGCCCGCTTAG
- a CDS encoding amino acid/amide ABC transporter substrate-binding protein, HAAT family, whose product MVLKALAAAASLLLAPYTCFAQGADTPIKLGLILDMSGPYADVTGAGSAMAAKMAVEDFGGKVLGRPIEILVADHQNKPDLAASIAREWFDNQKLTALMDVAASATALAAQDIARQHDKVIMLSGPGTTRLTNESCNPQTVHYAYDTYALGNATGQAITRAGGKSWFFLTADYTFGSDLERDASDAVKAGGGTVLGDVRHPLNTADFSSFLLQAQASKAEIVGLANAGNDTVNTIKQATEFGLAQSGQKLAALLMYDTDVHAIGLKLAQGMLTTSAFYWDRTEATRAFSRRYFERVGKMPNMSQAGVYSATTHYLKAVQAVGSLDTAPVMKTMKETPINDFYAENGRIREDGRMVHDMYLVEVKTPAESKYAWDYYKILATIPGDKAFLPLEQSRCPLVKK is encoded by the coding sequence ATGGTGCTGAAAGCATTGGCGGCGGCGGCCTCTCTGCTGCTTGCGCCTTATACGTGTTTCGCACAGGGCGCCGACACCCCGATCAAGCTCGGATTGATCCTCGATATGTCGGGTCCCTATGCCGACGTCACCGGCGCCGGCAGCGCCATGGCGGCGAAGATGGCCGTCGAGGATTTCGGCGGCAAGGTCCTCGGCCGCCCGATCGAGATTCTCGTGGCCGACCATCAGAACAAGCCGGATCTCGCCGCGTCGATCGCGCGGGAATGGTTCGACAACCAGAAGCTCACGGCGCTCATGGATGTCGCGGCCTCGGCCACCGCCCTGGCGGCGCAGGACATCGCCAGGCAACACGACAAGGTCATCATGCTGAGCGGGCCTGGCACGACCCGGCTCACCAATGAGAGCTGCAACCCCCAAACGGTGCATTACGCCTACGACACCTATGCGCTCGGCAACGCCACCGGCCAGGCGATCACCAGGGCCGGCGGCAAGTCCTGGTTCTTCCTCACGGCCGACTACACCTTCGGCTCGGACCTCGAGCGCGACGCCTCGGATGCCGTGAAGGCTGGCGGCGGTACCGTGCTCGGCGATGTCCGCCATCCGCTCAATACGGCCGATTTCTCATCCTTCTTGCTGCAGGCACAGGCCTCGAAAGCGGAGATCGTCGGCTTGGCCAATGCCGGCAACGACACCGTGAACACGATCAAGCAGGCCACGGAATTCGGCCTCGCACAATCAGGCCAGAAGCTCGCGGCGCTGCTGATGTACGACACCGACGTCCATGCCATCGGCCTCAAGCTCGCGCAGGGCATGCTGACGACGAGCGCCTTCTATTGGGACCGCACCGAGGCGACGCGCGCCTTCTCGCGGCGCTATTTCGAACGCGTGGGCAAGATGCCGAACATGTCGCAAGCCGGCGTCTATTCGGCGACCACGCATTATCTCAAGGCCGTCCAAGCCGTCGGCTCGCTCGATACGGCGCCGGTGATGAAGACGATGAAGGAGACGCCGATCAACGATTTCTACGCCGAGAACGGACGCATTCGCGAAGACGGCCGCATGGTCCACGACATGTATCTGGTCGAGGTGAAGACCCCTGCGGAATCGAAATACGCCTGGGATTATTACAAGATCCTGGCGACGATCCCGGGCGACAAGGCTTTCCTGCCACTCGAGCAGTCCCGCTGCCCTCTGGTCAAGAAATAA